The Procambarus clarkii isolate CNS0578487 chromosome 76, FALCON_Pclarkii_2.0, whole genome shotgun sequence genome includes a window with the following:
- the LOC138357231 gene encoding spidroin-1-like, whose protein sequence is MSSSCCRINDKRFMTSSLILNSEWGTRLSNNLAGGIPDKIKIKDLPETLRVPVAVQEAGDVAAGDVAAGDVAAGDVAAGDVAAGDVAAGDVAAGDVAAGDVAAGDVAAGDDAAGDDAAGDDAAGDDAAGDDAAGDVAAGDDAAGDVAAGDDAAGDDAAGDVAAGDDAAGDDAAGDVAAGDVAAGDVAAGDVAAGDVAAGDDAAGDDAAGDVAAGDDAAGDVAAGDVAAGDVAAGDDAAGDVAAGDDAAGDDAAGDVAAGDDAAGDDAAGDVAAGDVAAGDVAAGDVAAGDDAAGDDAAGDVAAGDVAAGDDAAGDDAAGDDAAGDVAAGDDAAGDDAAGDDAAGDDAAGDVAAGDVAAGDDAAGDDAAGDDAAGDVAAGDDAAGDDAAGDDAAGDVAAGDDAAGDVAAGDVAAGDDAAGDDAAGDVAAGDVAAGDDAAGDVAAGDVAAGDVAAGDVAAGDDAAGDVAAGDVAGGDDAAGDVAGGDVAAGDDANTGGQGEVLAVYLVPTCVKAELPPIGKAG, encoded by the exons cagtgaatggggtaCCCGCTTATCAAACAACTTGGCGGGTGGTATTCCAgataaaattaagattaaggacctgcccgagacgCTACGTGTgccagtggctgtacaagaag CTGGTGATGTTGCAGCTGGTGATGTTGCAGCTGGTGATGTTGCAGCTGGTGATGTTGCAGCTGGTGATGTTGCAGCTGGTGATGTTGCAGCTGGTGATGTTGCAGCTGGTGATGTTGCAGCTGGTGATGTTGCAGCTGGTGATGTTGCAGCTGGTGATGATGCAGCTGGTGATGATGCAGCTGGTGATGATGCAGCTGGTGATGATGCAGCTGGTGATGATGCAGCTGGTGATGTTGCAGCTGGTGATGATGCAGCTGGTGATGTTGCAGCTGGTGATGATGCAGCTGGTGATGATGCAGCTGGTGATGTTGCAGCTGGTGATGATGCAGCTGGTGATGATGCAGCTGGTGATGTTGCAGCTGGTGATGTTGCAGCTGGTGATGTTGCAGCTGGTGATGTTGCAGCTGGTGATGTTGCAGCTGGTGATGATGCAGCTGGTGATGATGCAGCTGGTGATGTTGCAGCTGGTGATGATGCAGCTGGTGATGTTGCAGCTGGTGATGTTGCAGCTGGTGATGTTGCAGCTGGTGATGATGCAGCTGGTGATGTTGCAGCTGGTGATGATGCAGCTGGTGATGATGCAGCTGGTGATGTTGCAGCTGGTGATGATGCAGCTGGTGATGATGCAGCTGGTGATGTTGCAGCTGGTGATGTTGCAGCTGGTGATGTTGCAGCTGGTGATGTTGCAGCTGGTGATGATGCAGCTGGTGATGATGCAGCTGGTGATGTTGCAGCTGGTGATGTTGCAGCTGGTGATGATGCAGCTGGTGATGATGCAGCTGGTGATGATGCAGCTGGTGATGTTGCAGCTGGTGATGATGCAGCTGGTGATGATGCAGCTGGTGATGATGCAGCTGGTGATGATGCAGCTGGTGATGTTGCAGCTGGTGATGTTGCAGCTGGTGATGATGCAGCTGGTGATGATGCAGCTGGTGATGATGCAGCTGGTGATGTTGCAGCTGGTGATGATGCAGCTGGTGATGATGCAGCTGGTGATGATGCAGCTGGTGATGTTGCAGCTGGTGATGATGCAGCTGGTGATGTTGCAGCTGGTGATGTTGCAGCTGGTGATGATGCAGCTGGTGATGATGCAGCTGGTGATGTTGCAGCTGGTGATGTTGCAGCTGGTGATGATGCAGCTGGTGATGTTGCAGCTGGTGATGTTGCAGCTGGTGATGTTGCAGCTGGTGATGTTGCAGCTGGTGATGATGCAGCTGGTGATGTTGCAGCTGGTGATGTTGCAGGTGGTGATGATGCAGCTGGTGATGTTGCAGGTGGTGATGTTGCAGCTGGTGATGATGCAAACACAGGCGGCCAGGGAGAAGTGTTGGCCGTATATTTGGTTCCCACTTGTGTTAAGGCCGAACTCCCGCCTATAGGGAAGGCCGGTTGA